One genomic segment of Arachis duranensis cultivar V14167 chromosome 4, aradu.V14167.gnm2.J7QH, whole genome shotgun sequence includes these proteins:
- the LOC107483428 gene encoding nudix hydrolase 25: protein MEDLPQGYRPNVGVCLINSHNQIFVASRLNVPGAWQMPQGGIEDGEEPKSAAIRELREETGIASAEIIAEVPKWLTYDFPPPVKTKVNRLWGGEWHGQAQKWFLMQLRDDDTSSPLKYNTFMDIFHFEQAVDYKRPTYEEVMRTFKPYFQGSAISAKCKSAKW from the exons ATGGAGGATCTTCCACAAGGTTATCGTCCCAACGTTGGAGTCTGTCTCATCAACTCCCATAATCAG ATATTCGTAGCTTCAAGATTGAATGTTCCAGGAGCATGGCAAATGCCTCAG GGGGGAATTGAAGACGGTGAAGAGCCCAAATCGGCTGCCATTAGGGAGCTTCGAGAAGAAACTGGAATAGCTTCTGCTGAGATAATTGCTGAG GTTCCGAAATGGTTGACTTATGATTTCCCTCCTCCTGTGAAGACTAAAGTCAACCGTCTCTGGGGTGGTGAATGGCATGGACAGGCACAAAAATG GTTTCTCATGCAACTAAGAGATGATGATACTTCTTCACCACTGAAATACAATACATTCATGGATATCTTTCACTTTG AACAGGCAGTAGACTACAAGAGACCAACCTATGAAGAAGTTATGAGAACCTTTAAGCCTTACTTCCAAGGGAGTGCAATATCTGCCAAGTGCAAATCGGCGAAATGGTGA